The following are encoded together in the Zingiber officinale cultivar Zhangliang chromosome 8A, Zo_v1.1, whole genome shotgun sequence genome:
- the LOC122012207 gene encoding 60S ribosomal protein L4-like, with amino-acid sequence MASAAVRPLVTVQSLEGDMATDAAVTVPLPDVFKAPIRPDVIRFVHSNLSKNKRQPYAVSKRAGHQTSAESWGTGRAVSRIPRVPGGGTHRAGQGAFGNMCRGGRMFAPTKIWRRWHRRVNINMRRYAVVSALAASAVPSLVLARGHRIETVPELPLVVSDSAEGVEKTSAAIKILKQIGAFPDTEKAKDSQKIRPGKGKMRNRRYVTRKGPLIVYGTEGSKIVKAFRNIPGIDIANVERLNLLKLAPGGHIGRFIIWTKSAFAKLDSVFGSLDKPSEKKKGYILPRPKMFNADLGRIINSDEVQSVVRPIKKEVKRRHLKKNPLKNLYTLLKLNPYAKTARRMSLLAEEKRVKAKKEKLDKKRSKLSKEEAAAIKAAGRAFYKTMISDSDYAQFDNFSKWLGVSQ; translated from the exons GAGGGCGACATGGCCACCGACGCAGCCGTCACCGTCCCCCTGCCTGACGTCTTCAAGGCCCCGATCCGCCCCGACGTCATCCGTTTCGTCCACTCCAACTTGTCAAAAAACAAGCGCCAGCCCTACGCAGTATCCAAGCGTGCCGGTCATCAGACCTCCGCTGAATCATGGGGAACAGGGCGTGCCGTTTCACGTATCCCTCGAGTTCCAGGTGGCGGTACCCACCGTGCTGGCCAGGGTGCTTTCGGCAACATGTGCCGTGGCGGTCGCATGTTCGCCCCCACCAAGATCTGGCGCCGCTGGCACCGACGCGTTAACATCAACATGCGCCGCTACGCTGTTGTTTCGGCCCTTGCTGCGTCTGCCGTCCCATCCCTTGTATTGGCCCGTGGACATCGTATCGAGACCGTTCCTGAGCTCCCACTTGTTGTCTCTGACTCGGCTGAAGGCGTTGAGAAAACATCCGCCGCCATCAAGATCCTCAAGCAGATTGGTGCCTTTCCAGATACTGAGAAAGCTAAGGACAGCCAGAAAATCCGACCTGGCAAGGGTAAGATGCGAAACCGCCGCTATGTTACTCGCAAGGGTCCCTTAATCGTATACGGAACAGAGGGATCAAAGATTGTTAAAGCTTTCCGTAACATTCCTGGTATTGATATTGCTAATGTTGAGCGCCTCAACCTTCTGAAACTGGCACCGGGAGGCCACATTGGAAGGTTTATCATCTGGACCAAATCTGCATTCGCGAAGCTTGATTCTGTATTTGGAAGCCTCGACAAGCCATCAGAAAAGAAGAAGGGATATATTCTGCCCAGGCCAAAGATGTTCAACGCTGATCTTGGAAGAATCATCAACTCTGATGAGGTACAGTCTGTTGTGCGTCCAATCAAGAAGGAAGTGAAGAGGCGCCACTTGAAGAAGAACCCCCTGAAGAATCTCTACACGCTCTTGAAGTTGAACCCTTATGCCAAGACTGCCAGGAGGATGTCCTTGCTTGCTGAAGAGAAGCGCGTCAAAGCCAAAAAGGAGAAGCTTGACAAGAAGAGGAGCAAGCTATCAAAG GAAGAGGCTGCTGCAATCAAGGCTGCCGGACGTGCGTTCTACAAAACTATGATCTCAGACAGCGATTATGCCCAGTTCGACAACTTCTCCAAGTGGCTGGGTGTTAGTCAGTGA